The segment CAGCATGTGTGTAaccaaaagagacaaaaatcaGTATTTACTGAGGATGGttgtttaaatttgtttatAAAAGTTGGCAGGAACATTTTGACACCTGTCTTACATCAGTAGTAATGAACAGGAAGAGGTCTCTACCTTGACTAGCTGTTGTAGCAGTAGACGCCGCAGCTGCAGTCCAAATAGTGGACTCTGGCTCTGGACTCTTCTTAGTTGACAGATCAATAGGAGAGCTGCTGCTAGGAGCTTCACTCTGAGTCTCTGCAGGCTGGTCTGAGGTCTGCTCCTCTGGAGTTGGTGTGCTGCCTGCAACTTCTGTGGTGCTGGATGACGGGCCTGACGTCGGCTCTTCTGGGGCTTCAGCAGGGAGGCTGGAGGCCCTTTCAGCTTGGTTTAACTGGGAATCCTGAAACAATTTAGGaattaaactacaaaatactgACAAAAACCAGCAACTGGTTAAACAAGCTccaaattaaaccaaatattctCACTGCTTTAGCCAAGAGAAGTAACCTACAATTAATGACATTGTTTCCTGTTTAGTATGATGTACGATAATGCACTCTGAGTGTTCCTACATCAGAATTAGTGCTGGACAAGGAATTTTTTATCGTTattaatcacatgattttcttgcaatgttatataaaatgttacaaaaattGGGCTATGAATAATATATGAACAAAGCCCTCTGTAAAAATCTCCTAGGTTAGTAGGTTACACAGTAGTAGGCTACTTTATATAGACACTATACGCTGGCATGCAAATTCAGTGCCCTTTCTGTGAGTGTTGTGTCAGTTACCAGGTCTTGCTGTGCTTTGCGAACTTCTGTCTCAAAGTCTTCAGGCTTGTCGTGGTCCGGATCGCTGTCTGTGGTGCTAATGCCGCAGAAGAAGGTGGGTGGCAGCTGGAGGCTTTtggccttctcctcctcctctggcgTTGGCTTCTTCTCCCACACCACCTGGCAGTCGGGCTCTGAATGCAGTACACACAAGTTTAGGGTTAAGAGCATGACTGGCAGGTGGACGTGACTTTTAATCAAGTCCACATACTTTTTGCCATGGCGTGTGCAGTATACGTGGACAATATCCTCATTAATCTATCACAGCCCTAAAAATGTCTGCACAATCAATCGAACCAACATGATGCctgacaaatgacaaaaatgaagGCGAGAAACTGGATAAAATTGTGAGAGACAGGATGACATACCTTCACCACATGCTGCAGCCCTTTTCTCAGGAGGATCAAGGTAAAGCTTTCCATTCAGTGCTTTAACTGCTGACTCGTAGTCTTCatctaaaaaacacattaaattactttttgttgATATCAAGAAAGATGTAGATTCTACAGTACCCACTTCACTCCCACAGATCTTGGACAATGCCAGTGATTAACAATGTAAGTAGATTTGCTTCAGTAAAACACAGCCCTGATAAAAGCACTGGAGCTTGTTCACCCCTCTAATCATATTTTGTTTCATGAAACAgctcaattaataaaaaatgacaccatccatcgtcaaccgcttatcctgcgtacaggctCGCGGGGAAAATGACAACACCTTCTCTGTAATGAGTCATATTAGTCATTCTCGTTACCATGTTCACTtcaacaaaacacattattatacTCTGGTTTCAAATCTTTTGGTCTCACCATCCGTTTGATCGTCGCTGGTATAGCCTGGTTCGTTCTGGTAACAGAAAAAGGTGGGAGGCAGCAGAAGTTTCCTGGCTAATGCTGCCTGTTCAGCGGTGGGTTCCCTGACATACACAACCTCCACCTCAGAGTCCTCATCCGACCCTGCACCGCCTCCTTCTGCCTGAGGTGAGCCTGTGATGGACAGATGCGACAGAAGTAAAACAATACATAGTCAGGGTGGGAAGGAACTGCTTAGAAGAGAAGCCGAAATTAAGCTTCTTTATTCCCTTTACAACCACAGGTGttagttcacacacacaaaagtcaTGCACAGCAAAAATGAATAGCATGCATTTCATTTACAAATGTATGAGACAAGTTGGATTAacacatttctgtatgcatgtCTCTGTGTGACTCCACCACTTACTGTTGGACACATGGTATTGTAGCATTAAATAGCATAAATACCTCAGCTAACTCTAATTAGCCTTTGCTGAGGTGCACATCACTGGCAGGAGCCAGACTAGAAGGGGAATTGCATTTCATACTGTTGCTACACATCCTGCACTAAAAATGGCACGTGTGACGTTCACACAACATTCCTCTCTGAGGAATCTTCTCAGCTCACCTTTCAAAAGGCTTTTACTGATGTGTCTCCTGTTGCTGTACAAAACTCTAGGTTTGATTCCGTCTATTGATTAATGAAACGCTAACTGGTCATTAATCATTTCCAAATTTATCTAGTTACTACACTACCACATTCCAATCTTAGAAACTTTACATTAGGGAATGTGGAATTTTTACTGTTTACATAGCAAAGCCTTTAAGCCTATATGAACTGAAGCACATTATGAGAACTTCTGATTGTGCTTTAATCTAAATTCAGGACTCACATAAGTTAGCATTTTACctagaacaaaaacaaaactattgaAAGAGCACAAACTAacagttgggggggggggggggggggggggggtgtgaNNNNNNNNNNNNNNNNNNNNAAAACTATTGAAAGAGCACAAACTAacagttggggggggggggggggtaatttAGACAAGGGATCTCTGAACCACAATATTAAAATGAGAATTTCACCATGGCatactttttatataaaaagataaatgaTCAAATTGAATCACTCAGCCATAATAAAAGGGCTGAGGATCTCTGATTGTAAAAATACAGATTTAAGTTTAGCCAGCTGTAAACTTATTCCTATAAATTGTCCTTAATGAAATAACCGCACACTATTAACACCATCACGCTGATGAATAAGCTGATACACTTCCTCCTGATTGAGAAGATTATGACTATTATTACTAAATTTCTTTGTACAATAAAAAACTTCACCTCCACACACTGGACATGCAACATATTAGCATCAATGTTGTTTTCCACTCCGTGCATCCAGGTTATTTCTGTCTAGTAGTAAGGGCCAGCCAGGTGACAGCTGAGAAGTGttaacacacactgcagtgatTAGAGTACCTGGGGGTTCAAATTGGGTGGTTGATGTGCTGGTCCAAAAGGCCATTGGATTATCTTTGAAAAGCCTAAAATCCAGTCCTAAAGGATGATGGGTTGTTGGGCGAAGAGAAACTAATTGTGAGGCTGGTATCATAAGTCAAAACAAGGCTAAAAGTGCTCAATGAAAACGTAAAATACTATACCAGTGTGTGCTGAATGAATTGTGTTTGAGATCTGAAGTTATGTTCAGCGTGTTCTCTAAAACCTCTTGTAGAtgatttactgtatacagtttTACTAAAAAGGTACAGAGCATCTTCATATAATGAATAAGATGATAATGAaacaatttatataaaaaagggGCTACATGGGGAGGAGATGGGAACTCAGTGATTTTAATCCAATTCTGTGCTAGAATTTTTTGAAAGGGGTCTTGGCTGGATCAGCTAAGAAGATTATGGAGCAATGAGATGCAGATGAAACAAGACAATGGAGTGAAACtcaaataaacagaaacagttGTGATACTCAAATACAGAaatcatatttttctttacctttctctgggattttgaatgcaggtgCTGCAAGCGAAGCCTTGGCAGGACGTCCAGAATCTTTGGCTTTCAAGCCGGATGGTGAATCCTCAGCCTCAGAGTGAAATTTAGGGGAACCGAAGAACTTCTGAACGCTATCAGTCCCAAAGACAAACTTAGGGGGTGACACCACTGTCTTTGTGGGGTTGACTGGACTTGGAGACCCAGGTGCACATGGCTTATTGTCGGGGGAAAGCTCTGTGCGTTCCTTTGTGGTCTCTTCCAGAACAGCGATTGCTGCCTTCCCACACACAGTTGTAGCAGATGTCTCTGCAGATGCTGTGGCTCCACGGTCCTGAGGTGCGGCAACCCTGGATGTCACTGGAATCATGAGTTCCTCTTTTTCTTGTGCAACCTTGGCCTCTTCAAAGACCTGTTTGAATGTGTTTGCAGTGTCCTGCAGCTTGAATCTAACAGCCAACTGCTCAATATTTCCCTCTCCTACTTCAGCAAAGTCCAAGGCACTCCAGACCCAGGCCTTCTCTGCGCCCTTCATAGGTTCAAGCTTCATAGCTACTGTGATCCAGTGGTTGGCACAGATCTTAAGTACCTGGTCTCTCCTCATTATCAACCTCACTCGTTTGGTGTCATAATTCTGCAAGACCTTGAGGTCTCCAATACCCCTCTCCTTCCACTGAGCCAGTTCCTTATCGTAGCGATACAGTTTGGCCCTGTGACTGAAGACCACCTGTTCATTTTCCTCTCCTGTAGAAATCTCCACTAGATCAGGCAAGGGGACCACAGGTTCAAAGTACTGGccatccctctcctcctcctgggtTACATCCTGCTCGTCATCAGTACCCACTGAGGCTCTGCTCTGGTTAAGCTTAGCAGGAGACTTGGAGGGGCTGATGCCAGGTTGGAAGCTGAAGTTGAACCCACAAGTGGATTCCCCAAAGCGGAAAAGGTTCTTTCTCAGGGGGCTGCTGGCGAGGGGAGAGGCATAGACTGATGAGTCAGTAGTATCATCTAAAGCCTCTTCTCTTAGGTCGTAGTTATCCCACTCCAAGGTGGGGCCGGTGGTTTCGCCGTGAGGCTTGTTTACAAGGCTTGAAACATTGCTAGATGATGTAATTTCTACCTGGCTGTCGTCATCTTTGATCTTTGTTTTCTCATCTGTCAAGAAGGACTTCAGGTCTTTCAAACCAGACTTCATTTCCTCTGCTTTCTGAATGAGGCGTGCTGTTCTGCCTGTGTCAACAAGCTTGTGGGGTGTTTGTAGGGGGATGTCCAAGAGAAGTCTCTGACACTCTTCAAACTTCTCCTTAAACTCCCCAGCAAGCTCTGGGTTTTTGAACTTAGCAGCCAACTGTTCAGTTTTAGCATCGCCATCAGAGAAGTCATTGGCTAACCACATCCATGCTTTGTCTGAGCCTGACAAGGGCTTAAGATTCATGGTGGTGGTGATCCAGTGGTTGGCACACACCTTCAGGACTTGCTCTCTTCTCATCAGCACCCTTAGTCTGCCATTACTGTTGTTTTTCAGGAATTTAAGGATTCCTACACCACGCTCTTTCCACTGACCGGAGTTGGCGTCAAATCGGAACAGTTTCACACGCTGAGAATAAAGAACCTGTTCATCTTCTTCCCCTGTCACCAGGTTCACCTTTTCTGGCATCTGGACCACTGGATCAAACTGGATATTGtcattttcctctgttttataCATGTCGTCGTCATCCAGCTCATTTGAGGCATCTGTCTTGGTGGGGGTTGCTTGTAACGATGAGAATAACTTCTCACCAGCACCAGAAAAACTGGGGTTGTTCTGGCCAAACTGGAAGTTTCCCCCAGAGGAATTTGCCAAGTCTGCAAAACTGAATGCATTGCTTTTTCCAGCAATTAATGGATTTTCATCTTCCTCTGTTTGGCCTACTGAGGGTGTAGatacattttctttctccttgTGTTTGTCAGCTATGCTTTTCAGGAAACTGGAGGCTGACCCTGATGGAGGTGTTGGATCACCAGCGGATGAAGTTTCTTTTGCAGGTTCCTCAATGCCAAACTTGAAGCCACCAGCTGAATTAGGCATTGAGAAAGAGAAGCCTGAAGAAGTTGTGGTACTAGATCCGGACTGAGGAACTTCAAACTTGAAAGAAGAAACTGAGTTAGCTTCTTTGTTTTGACCAAACTGGAAGGTACTGCCAGTTTCAAAAGGCATTGTAAATCCAGTTCCAGCAGGCTGGTTTGATGAACTCTTGGTTCCAAAGCTGAAGCTGAACGTGGAGGCAGAGGGAGCAGTGCTTGTTGTGCTTTTAGCATTTGGATTTGGTGTCTGACAGGCCACACACTTATTGGCAGAGGCATCATTTCTCACCAGACAGGTGTCACAATCCCATTCCCCATGCTTCTTTCCAAACATGACTTCTAAAGAGCCAGCTTTGTGTGGGGCATGGCAGGAAACACATTCAGCAGCTGATGCATCATTTCTGACCAAGCATTCATCGCAGTCCCACTGCCCATCATATTTTGCTAAATCAGCCCCAAATCCTGACACTGCTGGCAGATGTGATGGCCCTGTTGATTTAGCAGCAGGGTTGGGGCTTTTACATGCGACACACTTGTCTGTAGAGGCTTCATTTCTTACTTCGCATACATCACAGTCCCACTGCCCAGGTTTCTTGCTAAACTGGGCACCGAACCCAGAGCCAACAGCAGATCCAGAGGGCTGCACTGCCGGTGCATCTGCAGCTGGTGCGGTTTGTGCTGTTGCAGTTGTTTTAGGTAATGCTTTAAGAGCTTTACAAGAAATACACTTGTCTGTAGAGGCTTCATTTCTTACTTCGCATATGTCACAGTCCCACTGTCCAGGCTTCTTGCTAAACTGAGCTCCAAAGCCAGAACCCATAGCAGATATAGATGGCTGCACTGCCGGTGCATCTGCAGCTGGTGCGGTTTGTGCTGTTGCAGTTGTTTTAGGTAATGCTTTAAGAGCTTTACAAGAAATACAACTGTCTGCAGAGGCTTCATTTCTTACTTTGCATATGTCACAGTCCCATTGCCCTGGCTTCTTACTAAACTGAGCTCCAAAGCCAGAACCAAACGAGCTTATTACTGTGTCAGCGGGTTTTGAGGTGCTGGTACCAAACGTAAATGAGGAGGGTATAGACGCTCCAAAAGCACCAAATCCAGTAAATGTAGAGCCAGAACTGCTGGGTTTTGATGAATCAGTCCCAAATTTGAAAGTGAAGGGACCGGCTTTGGGTTCACTAGCAGACTGAATGTCTGGCTTGAATGAAGAATTGGGATTGGCACTTTGACAAGCGACACATCGCATTTCCTTGGGTTTATTTCTTACACAGCATACAGTGCAGTCCCATTCCCCTTCTTTAAGACCAAACTGGGCTGCCAGCGAATCAGAATCTTTTGagctttcctttttcttctcatCGGGCTGACCGTGCTTTTCTGATGATTTCAGCACAATTTTCTGGGCTTCCTCAAATTTAGCTTTGAAAAGTGACGCTTCATCTACAGTTTTGAAGCGGATGGCCAGCTGTTCGGGCTTAGGCTCTTCATCTGCATAATCAATGGCGTTCCAGACCCAGGATTTGTCAGAGCCAGCGTTGGGTTTCAACAGCATATCCGCATTGATGTAGTGGTTTGCACAGATCTTAAGGACCTGTTCCCTTCTCATTAGGAGGCGGACCTTCCCTTTAGTGCTGTGTTTCAGGATTTTAACATTGCCAATGCCCCGTTCCTTCCActcttttgtctctgtgtcAAATCGATATAGCTTTGCCCTGTTGCAAaacatttcctcctcttcctcctcacctgTTTTCACATCTACTTTATCAGGAAGAGGGACAATGGGTTCAAAGTGTGGaccatcctcatcctcctcaacATGAGTGCTGTCATTGTCGCTCTCCGCTGCTCTTTCCTCTTCTGCTGCAGACTGGACAACCCCAAACACTGGCTTGATAACATCTCCAAATTTAAATGGCTGGTCCACCTTGCTAAACAGACTTCCAGTGCCTGTGCTTTGCGCAGAATCAACAAAGGAGAAGCCAGTAACATTTTTATTGCCGAAGGTGAAGATGCCGGTTTGACTGGGGGGCTGCTCATGGGCTGAAGGCTTCTCTGAGGTTTCCAATACCTCTGCTTTAGTGGGCATGTCTGACGTAAGAAGACCAAGCAGACTTTCACTGTGCTTGGCCTGGGAAGCTGAGAAAGTGAAATCTCCATCGTTGGATTTAAAGTTTGAGTTGAATTTAAAAGCAGCTGAAGGCGTTGACTGGGCAACTGCCCCTGCTCCAAAGCTAGGCACTTTTGGGACTTCAGCAGGTGCCTGCTGACTGAAGGAGAGTTTCCCAAAGTCCATAGGCTTTCCCTCTATGCTCTTTGGAGGCTGAACAGGGATTACAGCTGGCTTGGTGAAGTAGCCAGGTTCAGGCAGTGGAGGGTTAGTGGTTTGGTGGGTTACACTCTGGCCATAGTATTCTTCACTGTAAGGGGAAAGAAGGCTTGTGGCTGGCGATTCAAACCGAAGAGGGGCACCAAAGACCTGCTCTTGAGGAGGGTAAATGCAGGCTGGGGCTGTCTGCAATGGAGGTGTATGAGTGGGCTGCTGGTAGGCATACATATGCTGCTGAGGCGGCATACGGTTCATACCATACATTGGACcctgtgtaaaaacaaaaaataatcattCAGAACACTCTGaacatgtttattaatgttaattagtgtTAAACAGTGACAATTATTACCTTGGTGGGGGTCACGTTTGCTGCTGTGCGCAGGAGATACTGAGAGTTATAAGCTGGAGACTGGTTGTAATACACAGAGGGGCCTGTGGTGGCAACTTAAAAGAGAAATATGTAAagattttgttaaattttataAATTGCAATACTTGCAGACAAAAATATGGAGCTTTGCTTTGGTTCTATGTAGTGTGCTGACCTGTTAGTGGGGCCCCATGGTAGGACTGGACTGGGGTAAAAGGCTCCTGTAGGCCCTCAGCCCCGTAGCTCTCCCCATACATCTTGTGATGAGGGGAACCTGCTGTCCCTGAAGAGTTGTGTCTCAGATCATGGACCTCATTCTGCAAAACAAAAAGCGTAATTAAAGAGAAGTGACGCAATGTGACTGATCTATGAAGAACATTTAACTTGCATTAAAGGTAGATTGTGTAGGATATCGACTTCATATACGGAGTCGTTCTCATGTTAAATATTGTACActgtcaaaatagttgcaggaagaaccgggcttttatttgaaacaggccattatttattattttccccTGCTATCTAAATACACATCCAATAAACATTTACTGCTGTAAACTTAAACTCTTCCTCcacatttagtttttgttaaaataaattcagCATAATGTACCCATCTATTTCAATAATACCACACTTCAAACTCTACTGCTTTGAGTTTCTCTTTTATACTTTAACACTGTTCTCACTCATCAATTTATTCCTTCTAAGTGGAACCAgtgtgaaatgaaataaaaaaacaaaagatcaTCTCTTGTCCTGACCTTGAGGGCTTCAACTTGCTGACACAGCATCTGGAGGAGACTTTTCTGGTCCTCCACCCAATGAGGCGGTGTCTTGGGAGAAATCTAAATAAAAGGGGGAAAGAAATTATCAAGAAGTTACTTATTTGTGTGGTGAAATCTCTCTGTGATAAACCCATGGAAACATTAATATATAGACATTAAGAGATCTCAGATGGTCTTCTGAATGAGAACCAATAACCTGAACCTACCAGGTGTCTTTTGGAAGGAGAGACGATGCTTTTGTTAGGAGAGGGAGTGGAAAACTTTATGTGGGATATGGTGGCAGAGATTTCTGTGGGATGAGCAGGGCTGGAGTGGGTTGGCCCTCTTCGACCCCCcgcctcctccttctcctcctcttcatccatGGCCTCCCCACTGTCCCCGAGCTGCTGGTTCACATCGTTCAGGAGGTCCACAACCTCCTCCATGGAAACAGGCAGCTGGAACACAAGTGTAATAAATGGTTACACAGCTGCAGGGTTATTCAC is part of the Micropterus dolomieu isolate WLL.071019.BEF.003 ecotype Adirondacks linkage group LG07, ASM2129224v1, whole genome shotgun sequence genome and harbors:
- the ranbp2 gene encoding E3 SUMO-protein ligase RanBP2 isoform X2; protein product: MLSHSLDWYTVVLHTLQEYLAQPSVSSNEKMCRRLQRELLLAHCSLLRITLSESNVQPSLDALAGFDRAMQTLSGVAGRHTDDLCEVFVEMRGHLYLHAATLLLKLAQDRQQTWRAVIDLAALCYLLAYQVPRPKAKVTKRDQSAPQLLELLANDRQSQAGHMLLNLSTDSSALIREVVEAFGNRSGQDSLFELLFGPQASISSSFIANDDIRSINTMAPDLSQLAKWDAGSILLHSGDLQHLSWLGLQWTLLAQRPALRNWLQQLFPRLTLETSKLDTNAPESICLLDLEVFLYGVVFCSHCQLQETAKISSGVNQQQQQQLYEPRCLPLPLLRLLTTDRQREWWDAVYSLIHKRAAPGMSAKLRMIVQHGLNTLRAREKHGLQPALAIYWAQCLCQTGDGVHSYYDQKEYIGRSVHYWEVALPLLEKIKNRRSIPEPLEPLFIHFPSKDIQISSVRGYEQEAKIAYAALLDIEGKTEEAIATLETINNMSSIWQLAQIYQRLSEEASNGLEETQDRCITFLRKFRTYLSKIYNANADEIEKLPVSMEEVVDLLNDVNQQLGDSGEAMDEEEEKEEAGGRRGPTHSSPAHPTEISATISHIKFSTPSPNKSIVSPSKRHLISPKTPPHWVEDQKSLLQMLCQQVEALKNEVHDLRHNSSGTAGSPHHKMYGESYGAEGLQEPFTPVQSYHGAPLTGPSVYYNQSPAYNSQYLLRTAANVTPTKGPMYGMNRMPPQQHMYAYQQPTHTPPLQTAPACIYPPQEQVFGAPLRFESPATSLLSPYSEEYYGQSVTHQTTNPPLPEPGYFTKPAVIPVQPPKSIEGKPMDFGKLSFSQQAPAEVPKVPSFGAGAVAQSTPSAAFKFNSNFKSNDGDFTFSASQAKHSESLLGLLTSDMPTKAEVLETSEKPSAHEQPPSQTGIFTFGNKNVTGFSFVDSAQSTGTGSLFSKVDQPFKFGDVIKPVFGVVQSAAEEERAAESDNDSTHVEEDEDGPHFEPIVPLPDKVDVKTGEEEEEEMFCNRAKLYRFDTETKEWKERGIGNVKILKHSTKGKVRLLMRREQVLKICANHYINADMLLKPNAGSDKSWVWNAIDYADEEPKPEQLAIRFKTVDEASLFKAKFEEAQKIVLKSSEKHGQPDEKKKESSKDSDSLAAQFGLKEGEWDCTVCCVRNKPKEMRCVACQSANPNSSFKPDIQSASEPKAGPFTFKFGTDSSKPSSSGSTFTGFGAFGASIPSSFTFGTSTSKPADTVISSFGSGFGAQFSKKPGQWDCDICKVRNEASADSCISCKALKALPKTTATAQTAPAADAPAVQPSISAMGSGFGAQFSKKPGQWDCDICEVRNEASTDKCISCKALKALPKTTATAQTAPAADAPAVQPSGSAVGSGFGAQFSKKPGQWDCDVCEVRNEASTDKCVACKSPNPAAKSTGPSHLPAVSGFGADLAKYDGQWDCDECLVRNDASAAECVSCHAPHKAGSLEVMFGKKHGEWDCDTCLVRNDASANKCVACQTPNPNAKSTTSTAPSASTFSFSFGTKSSSNQPAGTGFTMPFETGSTFQFGQNKEANSVSSFKFEVPQSGSSTTTSSGFSFSMPNSAGGFKFGIEEPAKETSSAGDPTPPSGSASSFLKSIADKHKEKENVSTPSVGQTEEDENPLIAGKSNAFSFADLANSSGGNFQFGQNNPSFSGAGEKLFSSLQATPTKTDASNELDDDDMYKTEENDNIQFDPVVQMPEKVNLVTGEEDEQVLYSQRVKLFRFDANSGQWKERGVGILKFLKNNSNGRLRVLMRREQVLKVCANHWITTTMNLKPLSGSDKAWMWLANDFSDGDAKTEQLAAKFKNPELAGEFKEKFEECQRLLLDIPLQTPHKLVDTGRTARLIQKAEEMKSGLKDLKSFLTDEKTKIKDDDSQVEITSSSNVSSLVNKPHGETTGPTLEWDNYDLREEALDDTTDSSVYASPLASSPLRKNLFRFGESTCGFNFSFQPGISPSKSPAKLNQSRASVGTDDEQDVTQEEERDGQYFEPVVPLPDLVEISTGEENEQVVFSHRAKLYRYDKELAQWKERGIGDLKVLQNYDTKRVRLIMRRDQVLKICANHWITVAMKLEPMKGAEKAWVWSALDFAEVGEGNIEQLAVRFKLQDTANTFKQVFEEAKVAQEKEELMIPVTSRVAAPQDRGATASAETSATTVCGKAAIAVLEETTKERTELSPDNKPCAPGSPSPVNPTKTVVSPPKFVFGTDSVQKFFGSPKFHSEAEDSPSGLKAKDSGRPAKASLAAPAFKIPEKGSPQAEGGGAGSDEDSEVEVVYVREPTAEQAALARKLLLPPTFFCYQNEPGYTSDDQTDDEDYESAVKALNGKLYLDPPEKRAAACGEEPDCQVVWEKKPTPEEEEKAKSLQLPPTFFCGISTTDSDPDHDKPEDFETEVRKAQQDLDSQLNQAERASSLPAEAPEEPTSGPSSSTTEVAGSTPTPEEQTSDQPAETQSEAPSSSSPIDLSTKKSPEPESTIWTAAAASTATTASQDSSNFGFHSFGGFSFADLAQKTDGFAFGAKQDNFSWANAGATVFGSAATSAPKNNGNEEGSDEEDATNNVDIHFEPIVSLPEVETKSGEEDEEILFKERAKLFRWDRDPGQWKERGIGDLKILFHPTKHFYRILMRREQVLRVCANHTITTTMELRPMNTTPNALIWTATDYSDGEGVVEQLAAKFKTPEIAESFKKTFCECQSRIGQSEPQMSRVQEHSRDTNPQVFLKVAADGQPLGTITIELFHHIVPKTAENFRALCTGEKGFGFRDSIFHRVIPSFMCQAGDITNSDGSGGKSIYGNKFEDENFDVRHTGPGILSMANRGRDTNNSQFFITLKKAEHLDFKHVAFGFVRDGMNVVQQMEELGTKGGTPTKKLVITDCGQL